In Drosophila simulans strain w501 chromosome X, Prin_Dsim_3.1, whole genome shotgun sequence, one DNA window encodes the following:
- the LOC27206360 gene encoding uncharacterized protein LOC27206360 — MALKMNQYQNQVKINYVQQYVGRVAGPLVEPIFPVPQMSSATLRVRRAVVESYRGPQIAPDDAMLPMPPHNRAQNLGEILHDLQFKLKDFKLWNQVIRLLKKRV, encoded by the coding sequence ATGGCGTTAAAAATGAATCAATACCAAAACCAGGTCAAGATAAACTACGTGCAGCAATATGTGGGCAGGGTGGCAGGTCCCCTAGTCGAGCCCATTTTCCCCGTGCCGCAAATGTCATCGGCAACCCTACGAGTCCGTCGAGCTGTCGTCGAATCCTATCGCGGACCCCAAATTGCTCCCGATGATGCCATGCTCCCGATGCCGCCCCACAACAGGGCTCAAAATCTGGGTGAGATTCTGCACGACCTTCAATTCAAGCTGAAAGATTTCAAGCTGTGGAATCAAGTCATTCGTCTTCTGAAGAAGCGGGTCTAG
- the LOC6725359 gene encoding PH domain-containing protein DDB_G0275795, translating to MQRSSYPLRHIVRPSLTGLLGGGWIDLRRTMASDSWGRGDGNNDPKSPKAGVPRASATSTVMSNASSYSRGVNTGAFERRINREDNMWRDQSYIDTKWLNPRDPTAYRPNFRPTEPTSLRKQFMRSPDEISREVMGRDWEETVRTYKRNVRSRHSVAQTEERQSADNTRNRQQHLQLLHMQHQQEQQQKQQQQQKKNQQQYNHWGRSVESPEDE from the coding sequence ATGCAGCGTTCGTCTTATCCTCTACGCCACATTGTGCGACCCAGCTTGACTGGGCTTTTAGGCGGCGGATGGATTGACCTCCGAAGGACTATGGCCTCAGATTCGTGGGGACGGGGTGACGGCAATAACGATCCCAAATCGCCAAAGGCTGGCGTTCCGCGTGCCAGTGCTACATCGACGGTGATGAGTAATGCCAGCTCCTACTCGCGTGGCGTTAACACTGGTGCTTTCGAGCGACGCATCAATCGGGAGGATAATATGTGGAGGGATCAGAGCTATATCGATACAAAATGGTTAAATCCTCGCGATCCCACTGCCTATCGACCGAATTTCCGTCCAACAGAGCCGACATCGTTGCGCAAGCAGTTCATGCGCAGTCCGGATGAAATATCCCGTGAGGTGATGGGTCGGGATTGGGAGGAAACGGTCAGGACCTATAAACGCAACGTCCGGAGCAGACACAGTGTGGCGCAGACAGAGGAGCGGCAATCTGCGGATAACACACGTAATCGCCAGCAACATTTGCAATTGCTGCACATGCAACACcaacaagagcagcaacaaaagcaacagcaacaacagaagaaaaatcagcagcagtaCAACCATTGGGGCAGGAGTGTGGAGTCCCCCGAGGATGAATAA